The following are encoded together in the Numida meleagris isolate 19003 breed g44 Domestic line chromosome 19, NumMel1.0, whole genome shotgun sequence genome:
- the ZNF831 gene encoding zinc finger protein 831: MEAQKHPGLTVALADQTLPTSSLQPAQGPSTLSQSSVIPPQEPALSQPVYLKALTIPLYQPVQPGCFQPSSQLVTGRSCGNLDSSSIPLILNPLVPSEGTDQPQSVFQKQLGQTLTLNIVSTLPVLSSPNSSVNATIGSPGKSKNAGKYICKHCGRDCLKPSVLEKHIRSHTGERPFPCTTCGIAFKTQSNLYKHRRTQTHVNNTKLPSDSDNTGIPEQNEKATESITSQQGTKGHGSSYEDRGIQMKQVTLETGVVTDSKKLNDLSVPATSNSLMVSENQERTHQSFSSKTDRGVPEKEPPSLSSPVALPNDQCQIKKMQEQRTPAANKHVQLQRQHATSSEKQWDYKPFDCKLKKCESTDSGYLSRSDSTEQQMASSSPLHSLCEHNAELENETGFGSSRCTAGSSAKSEPAEKATALMLEKKRLEEHISKLISHNKIVVDDTQLDNVRPRKTVLSKQGSIDLPMPYTYKDSFHFDIRAFDANRKKNLSLCSAKSTLAPLEKCKPMFFHSVPTQFSTTIDAVPVTRSNSLPFVEGTRTVHDNAGCSKLLSLTKQSANTGAASLLPSNNLVANSVDFPSSHPRALVRQTAVDDLPLSNVADHPPPSEELQMGAKLGAGEIVSTKNKKHSQRKLKMFSQEKWQMYGDETFKKIYQKMKSSQNSRKIKQRGNKIPDIAGSTPDSKESVSSTDIAEEKDARSSASDSLSSHVSTELNTVKSETGANGNHIPHNASSEETTDSLTYVMETSHSVNASAHTAMSKTCQDLRGSDTDKYTGGNNTLLAPSSCERRLHNTQCQSNSNRTKDDCLPELSSKWEESSLGKESSTFESNYKSTSDNYENHNRNKETGRHALMPLWDHCSNRESLGKSQNLPSERKKLKVEVEKKENIISKYCPSPCSENSAVNEADTACCTITPCLSTAPGKLSSKAEEQKLSTRINESSGGAENVDCIKTTRVPTKAVHCGDVNPLSHSAGISKASSVGFLRPELRGSDCDTFALHNSTDKDVKTCLVKTGVPLLSDNAANVSSKIHHLQSGQLTLVPPKNAFSPKYILKLPQDKRNSDLSILLRSEQITPCTSVTDSLTSTPCSSSSRSPCSHSDDVLWSPLKFEVRQKGSKGELRWNVHANWKTPVLCSPVSSETDILTTVDSTLYKEEIMRGAWKNKQNKNKLNYQKQTEEKWMSITTSSAQIPKKKICFTSMYSSSLVISADIKEEKKVLHQLCSGGDSLMTTSGQREASSKEAESTVTGWDTGGSPRILKDMSPTSEDMEQSQSSRDSSTYLCHSFGTFYCHALTTHCKESPALHSNSLTSYSESFTVLSTKSTFPSLNAETRLTWCCLTKSLPLPAEQKGNADSAYSSMHTHDKESSNECTLSKYDISIFKMKNVSKTVAYGLTNKNLTTLPSSFSQGQQMQELCSAAPGGAFKNTSEKKKKPTVCKKEKLATNKLKRSHKQKKIKIPPKWYGGRHIHGYTQLRFNRLNKRHWFPNRTLEVLKKGYSSQACKFNQYKKCHSPQSKVQENYLHQQKDSSCSTSDKPLCIRRKEGKNNSGIFSHIENLNHVTQNDKEDKKGISGQIREHTRINSSFQNITPLEVPMTADSFPSSVNTAMRQASNDVELCCLATQPLVLQRSVPGESQKNVQTDSMASSFWSCPFGLTDTIKGDQSNSTNSETTCPLSLHLEASQENVPNVELEIQSFGTLDSVIQASGRANDQTEENTCSSSKENPTHNSQAGCLHSLGSKGESRLESVSMGKLSHTEYTEQENSQKILRLHGAADKNGAHQQTETYGRPHETATFKKPSVTLRSPEFNNYSATPSKTYKKRGLEMMRKQIRVEYDDTSSDDEDRLVIEI; the protein is encoded by the exons ATGGAGGCACAGAAACATCCTGGTCTGACAGTTGCACTAGCAGACCAGACACTTCCAACCTCTTCTCTTCAGCCTGCACAGGGTCCTTCAACTCTCAGCCAAAGCAGTGTGATTCCTCCACAGGAACCAGCACTGTCTCAACCTGTGTATCTAAAAGCCCTCACCATCCCCCTGTACCAGCCTGTCCAACCAGGATGCTTTCAGCCAAGCAGTCAGCTAGTGACTGGCAGGAGCTGTGGAAACCTAGATAGCAGTAGCATACCTCTGATCCTGAACCCACTTGTTCCTTCCGAAGGCACAGATCAGCCCCAGtcagtgtttcagaaacagCTTGGGCAAACTCTAACACTGAACATAGTGAGCACTTTACCAGTTTTATCATCACCAAATTCTTCTGTAAACGCAACTATTGGAAGCCCGGGAAAATCAAAAAATGCTGGGAAATATATCTGTAAACACTGTGGTCGAGACTGTTTGAAGCCAAGTGTCCTTGAGAAACATATTCGCTctcacacaggagagagacccttCCCGTGCACCACTTGTGGTATTGCATTTAAAACTCAAAGTAATTTGTACAAACACAGAAGAACTCAAACACATGTCAACAATACCAAACTACCCTCAGACTCTGACAACACTGGCATACCGgagcaaaatgagaaagcaaCAGAGAGCATCACGTCACAGCAAGGCACCAAAGGACATGGTAGCAGCTATGAAGACAGGGGGATACAGATGAAACAAGTGACTCTGGAGACCGGCGTTGTAACAGACAGTAAGAAACTTAATGACCTTTCAGTGCCGGCAACAAGCAATTCATTGATGGTTTCAGAAAATCAAGAACGAACTCATCAGTCCTTTAGTTCAAAGACTGATCGGGGAGTTCCTGAAAAAGAACCTCCAAGTTTATCATCTCCAGTAGCTTTGCCAAATGATCAGTGCCAGATAAAGAAGATGCAGGAGCAAAGAACTCCAGCTGCCAATAAACACGTTCAGTTGCAAAGGCAGCATGCAACCTCATCAGAAAAACAGTGGGATTACAAGCCATTTGACTGCAAGCTAAAGAAGTGTGAGAGCACCGACTCAGGGTACCTGTCACGCTCGGATAGCACAGAACAACAGATGGCATCCTCCAGCCCGCTGCACAGTCTCTGTGAGCACAATGCTGAACTGGAAAACGAAACTGGCTTCGGCAGCTCAAGGTGCACGGCCGGAAGCAGTGCAAAGTCAGAGCCAGCTGAGAAAGCTACAGCCTTGATGCTAGAGAAAAAGAGGCTGGAAGAACACATTTCAAAACTAATTTCTCATAACAAAATCGTGGTGGATGACACTCAGTTAGACAATGTTAGGCCCAGAAAAACTGTCCTTTCTAAACAGGGAAGCATAGATCTCCCAATGCCTTATACATACAAAGACTCTTTCCATTTTGACATCAGAGCTTTTGAcgcaaacaggaaaaagaacCTCTCTCTTTGCTCAGCAAAATCTACCTTAGCACCCCTCGAAAAATGCAAGCCAATGTTTTTTCATTCGGTCCCCACACAGTTCTCCACAACGATAGATGCTGTGCCTGTCACACGGAGCAACTCTCTGCCATTTGTGGAAGGCACAAGAACGGTGCATGACAACGCAGGCTGCTCAAAACTGCTTTCTCTTACTAAGCAGTCTGCAAATACAGGCGCTGCTAGTTTGCTGCCTAGCAACAATCTTGTTGCTAATTCAGTGGATTTTCCCAGTAGCCACCCTCGAGCTCTAGTCAGACAGACAGCAGTGGATGATTTGCCACTAAGTAACGTGGCTGATCATCCTCCTCCCTCGGAGGAGCTGCAGATGGGTGCGAAGCTTGGGGCTGGGGAAATAGTCAGCactaaaaacaagaaacacagtCAAAGGAAGCTAAAGATGTTCTCGcaagaaaaatggcaaatgtACGGAGATGAAACCTTTAAGAAAATCTaccaaaaaatgaaaagcagtcaaaacagcaggaaaatcaaACAAAGGGGGAATAAGATCCCAGATATTGCAGGCTCCACTCCTGATTCAAAGGAATCAGTCAGCAGCACTGACATTGCTGAGGAAAAAGATGCCAGGAGCTCTGCAAGTGACAGTCTTTCCTCCCATGTGTCAACAGAATTAAACACTGTTAAATCAGAAACTGGTGCTAATGGTAACCATATTCCACACAATGCGTCCTCAGAGGAAACCACAGACAGTTTAACCTATGTAATGGAGACATCACATTCAGTAAATGCTAGTGCACATACTGCAATGAGCAAAACTTGCCAAGATCTCCGTGGCAGCGACACAGACAAATACACAGGTGGCAACAACACGTTACTAGCTCCAAGCAGTTGTGAGCGCAGGCTGCATAATACTCAGTGTCAATCAAACAGTAACAGAACGAAGGATGACTGCTTGCCAGAACTGAGTAGCAAATGGGAAGAATCAAGTCTTGGGAAAGAATCCAGTACATTTGAATCAAATTATAAAAGCACTTCAGACAATTATGAAAACCATAACAGGAATAAGGAAACTGGCCGGCATGCCCTGATGCCCCTGTGGGACCACTGCAGCAACAGAGAATCTTTAGGGAAATCCCAGAATTTgccatcagaaagaaaaaagctgaaagttgaagtggagaagaaagaaaacattatctcAAAGTACTGCCCTAGTCCCTGTAGTGAAAACAGCGCAGTAAATGAAGCGGACACAGCCTGTTGCACTATCACTCCATGTCTTTCCACAGCACCAGGGAAGCTCTCCAGTAAAGCAGAGGAGCAAAAGTTAAGCACAAGAATTAATGAATCATCAGGAGGTGCTGAGAACGTGGATTGTATAAAAACAACCAGAGTCCCCACTAAAGCTGTTCATTGTGGTGATGTTAACCCTCTTTCACATTCAGCAGGGATCTCAAAAGCTTCATCTGTGGGATTTTTGAGGCCTGAACTAAGGGGAAGTGATTGCGATACTTTTGCTTTGCACAACTCAACAGATAAAGATGTCAAAACATGCCTTGTGAAAACAGGAGTACCACTTCTCAGTGACAATGCTGCTAATGTATCTTCCAAAATTCATCATCTGCAATCTGGTCAGTTAACTCTAGTCCCACCgaaaaatgccttttctccaaaatataTCCTTAAACTGCCACAAGACAAGAGAAACTCCGATCTGTCGATTCTGCTCCGATCAGAGCAGATTACACCTTGTACTTCTGTGACAGATTCCTTAACCAGCACACCctgctcttccagcagcaggtcACCCTGTTCTCATTCCGATGATGTGCTTTGGTCCCCTTTAAAATTTGAAGTGAGGCAAAAAGGCAGCAAAGGAGAGCTACGATGGAATGTACATGCAAACTGGAAAACTCCAGTACTGTGCTCACCAGTCAGTTCAGAAACAGATATCTTAACAACAGTAGATAGCACCTTGTATAAGGAGGAAATTATGAGAGGGgcttggaaaaacaaacagaacaaaaataaattaaattatcaaaaacaaacagaagagaagtGGATGAGCATAACTACTTCATCTGCACAGAtcccaaagaagaaaatatgctttACTTCTATGTATTCGAGTAGTTTGGTCATATCGGCTGacatcaaagaagaaaagaaagttttacATCAACTTTGTTCAGGAGGTGACTCTTTGATGACAACATCAGGCCAAAGGGAAGCTTCTAGCAAGGAGGCAGAGTCAACAGTCACGGGATGGGACACTGGTGGAAGCCCACGCATTCTTAAGGACATGTCACCAACATCAGAGGATATGGAGCAGTCTCAGAGCTCAAGAGATAGCTCCACTTATTTGTGCCATTCCTTTGGCACGTTTTATTGCCATGCTCTCACCACTCACTGCAAAGAATCCCCAGCACTACACAGCAATAGTCTGACTTCCTACTCGGAAAGCTTTACAGTACTGAGCACCAAGAGCACCTTCCCATCACTAAATGCTGAAACTCGATTAACTTGGTGCTGTTTAACAAAAAGCcttcctctgcctgctgagCAGAAGGGGAATGCAGACTCTGCTTATTCCTCCATGCACACCCACGACAAGGAATCTAGCAATGAGTGCACACTGTCAAAATACgacatttctattttcaaaatgaaaaacgTTAGCAAGACTGTGGCCTATGGCTTAACAAACAAGAACTTAACAACACTGCCTTCATCCTTTTCTCAAGGACAACAGATGCAGGAG TTatgctcagcagctcctggtggtGCTTTCAAAAACacatcagagaaaaagaagaaaccaacagtttgcaaaaaggaaaaactagCAACGAATAAACTCAAGAGGagccacaaacagaaaaaaattaaaatccccCCCAAATG GTACGGAGGAAGGCACATACATGGATATACTCAGCTGAGATTTAACCGACTGAACAAGAGACACTGGTTTCCAAACAGAACATTGGAGGTTTTGAAAAAGGGCTATTCATCGCAAGCCTGTAAATTTAATCAGTATAAGAAGTGCCATTCTCCTCAGTCAAAGGTACAAG aaaattaTCTACACCAGCAAAAGGACTCATCTTGTTCCACCTCAGACAAGCCACTTTGCataaggaggaaagaagggaaaaacaactCAGGAATATTTTCCCATATTGAAAATCTTAACCACGTTACACAAAATGACAAAGAGGATAAAAAA GGCATTTCTGGGCAAATCAGGGAACACACAAGAATAAATTCCTCTTTTCAGAACATTACACCTCTGGAAGTACCTATGACAGCTGATTCCTTTCCATCCTCAGTTAATACAGCCATGCGGCAAGCCAGCAATGATGTGGAACTTTGCTGTTTAGCGACACAACCTCTTGTGCTTCAACGGTCAGTTCCAGGGGAGTCACAGAAGAACGTTCAGACAGACTCAATGGCATCTTCCTTTTGGTCTTGTCCTTTTGGTCTTACAGATACCATCAAAGGTGACCAATCAAATAGCACAAACTCAGAGACTACTTGCCCTCTTTCCTTACATCTAGAGGCAAGCCAGGAAAATGTACCAAATGTAGAGTTAGAGATTCAAAGTTTTGGTACATTAGATTCAGTGATTCAGGCCTCAGGAAGAGCAAACgatcaaactgaagaaaatacatgctCATCTTCCAAGGAAAACCCAACTCACAATTCCCAAGCTGGATGTTTGCATTCACTGGGATCAAAAGGAGAATCTCGTCTTGAGTCAGTCTCTATGGGTAAATTATCCCATACGGAATACACAGAGCAGGAGAACTCGCAAAAAATCCTTCGCCTTCATGGAGCTGCGGACAAGAACGGAGCCCACCAGCAGACAGAGACCTATGGAAGGCCACACGAAACAGCTACATTTAAAAAGCCCTCAGTAACACTCAGGTCCCCCGAATTCAATAACTACTCAGCAACACCTTCCAAGACATACAAAAAGAGAGGTTTAGAGATGATGAGGAAACAAATCAGAGTTGAATATGATGACACTAGTAGTGATGATGAAGATAGGCTCGTTATAGAAATATAA